In Aythya fuligula isolate bAytFul2 chromosome 25, bAytFul2.pri, whole genome shotgun sequence, a single genomic region encodes these proteins:
- the MTCH1 gene encoding mitochondrial carrier homolog 1 isoform X2, which yields MADAAALPSEALTPPGGGPGAGPGPGRAEGAEGLFVVLGAGLAAASHPLLYVKLLVQVGHEPLPPTIGRNVLGKKVLYLPGFFTYARHIVKVDGKRGLFRGLTPRLISSTLSTVTRGNVKKAFPLEDMEHVSNKDDMKTSLRKVVKETSHEMMMQCVSRVVSHPLHAYVSVLLVISMRCMVQFIGREVKYSGVFSAIVRIFKEEGILGFFVGVVPHIVGDVIFLWCCNLLAHFINTYAVDDNFSQASVIRSYTKFVMGIAMSMLTYPFLLVGDLMAVNNCGLRAGLPPYAPVFTSWIHCWRYLSAQGQLFRGSSLVFRRAPMQAACFPID from the exons aTGGCGGACGCGGCGGCGCTGCCCTCGGAGGCGCTGACGCCCCctggcggcggccccggggcggggccggggccgggccgggccgagggCGCCGAGGGCCTGTTCGTGGTGCTGGGCGCCGGGCTCGCCGCTGCCAGCCACCCGCTGCTCTACGTCAAGCTGCTCGTCCAG GTTGGGCATGAGCCACTACCACCAACCATTGGAAGAAACGTGCTGGGAAAGAAAGTACTGTACCTGCCTGGCTTCTTTACCTATG CCAGACACATTGTGAAAGTGGATGGGAAAAGAGGCCTCTTCCGTGGTCTTACTCCTCGCCTCATCTCAAGCACTTTATCAACTGTCACCAGGGGAAACGTGAAGAAG GCCTTTCCGCTGGAGGACATGGAGCATGTTTCTAACAAGGATGATATGAAGACTTCCCTTAGGAAAGTGGTGAAAGAG aCATCTCACGAGATGATGATGCAGTGTGTGTCTCGGGTCGTGTCACATCCACTGCATG CTTATGTTTCTGTTCTCCTAGTGATCTCTATGCGCTGCATGGTCCAGTTCATAGGCCGGGAAGTCAAATACAG CGGTGTGTTCAGTGCCATCGTCAGGATATTTAAGGAAGAAGGGATTCTGGGATTCTTCGT TGGTGTAGTCCCTCACATTGTGGGGGATGTCATCTTCCTCTGGTGCTGCAATCTCTTGGCTCACTTCATCAACACCTACGCAGTGGACGATAAT TTCAGCCAGGCATCAGTGATCCGGAGCTACACTAAATTTGTGATGGGG attgCTATGAGCATGCTGACATACCCATTCCTTCTCGTGGGAGACCTCATGGCAGTGAACAACTGTGG GTTGCGTGCTGGCCTGCCTCCCTACGCTCCCGTGTTCACGTCCTGGATCCATTGCTGGAGGTATCTCAGTGCCCAG GGGCAGCTGTTCCGTGGCTCCAGCCTGGTATTCCGCAGAGCACCCATGCAAGCAGCCTGCTTCCCCATTGACTGA
- the MTCH1 gene encoding mitochondrial carrier homolog 1 isoform X4 has translation MADAAALPSEALTPPGGGPGAGPGPGRAEGAEGLFVVLGAGLAAASHPLLYVKLLVQVGHEPLPPTIGRNVLGKKVLYLPGFFTYARHIVKVDGKRGLFRGLTPRLISSTLSTVTRGNVKKAFPLEDMEHVSNKDDMKTSLRKVVKETSHEMMMQCVSRVVSHPLHVISMRCMVQFIGREVKYSGVFSAIVRIFKEEGILGFFVGVVPHIVGDVIFLWCCNLLAHFINTYAVDDNFSQASVIRSYTKFVMGIAMSMLTYPFLLVGDLMAVNNCGLRAGLPPYAPVFTSWIHCWRYLSAQGQLFRGSSLVFRRAPMQAACFPID, from the exons aTGGCGGACGCGGCGGCGCTGCCCTCGGAGGCGCTGACGCCCCctggcggcggccccggggcggggccggggccgggccgggccgagggCGCCGAGGGCCTGTTCGTGGTGCTGGGCGCCGGGCTCGCCGCTGCCAGCCACCCGCTGCTCTACGTCAAGCTGCTCGTCCAG GTTGGGCATGAGCCACTACCACCAACCATTGGAAGAAACGTGCTGGGAAAGAAAGTACTGTACCTGCCTGGCTTCTTTACCTATG CCAGACACATTGTGAAAGTGGATGGGAAAAGAGGCCTCTTCCGTGGTCTTACTCCTCGCCTCATCTCAAGCACTTTATCAACTGTCACCAGGGGAAACGTGAAGAAG GCCTTTCCGCTGGAGGACATGGAGCATGTTTCTAACAAGGATGATATGAAGACTTCCCTTAGGAAAGTGGTGAAAGAG aCATCTCACGAGATGATGATGCAGTGTGTGTCTCGGGTCGTGTCACATCCACTGCATG TGATCTCTATGCGCTGCATGGTCCAGTTCATAGGCCGGGAAGTCAAATACAG CGGTGTGTTCAGTGCCATCGTCAGGATATTTAAGGAAGAAGGGATTCTGGGATTCTTCGT TGGTGTAGTCCCTCACATTGTGGGGGATGTCATCTTCCTCTGGTGCTGCAATCTCTTGGCTCACTTCATCAACACCTACGCAGTGGACGATAAT TTCAGCCAGGCATCAGTGATCCGGAGCTACACTAAATTTGTGATGGGG attgCTATGAGCATGCTGACATACCCATTCCTTCTCGTGGGAGACCTCATGGCAGTGAACAACTGTGG GTTGCGTGCTGGCCTGCCTCCCTACGCTCCCGTGTTCACGTCCTGGATCCATTGCTGGAGGTATCTCAGTGCCCAG GGGCAGCTGTTCCGTGGCTCCAGCCTGGTATTCCGCAGAGCACCCATGCAAGCAGCCTGCTTCCCCATTGACTGA
- the MTCH1 gene encoding mitochondrial carrier homolog 1 isoform X3 — protein sequence MADAAALPSEALTPPGGGPGAGPGPGRAEGAEGLFVVLGAGLAAASHPLLYVKLLVQVGHEPLPPTIGRNVLGKKVLYLPGFFTYARHIVKVDGKRGLFRGLTPRLISSTLSTVTRGNVKKFRAQLLKAFPLEDMEHVSNKDDMKTSLRKVVKETSHEMMMQCVSRVVSHPLHVISMRCMVQFIGREVKYSGVFSAIVRIFKEEGILGFFVGVVPHIVGDVIFLWCCNLLAHFINTYAVDDNFSQASVIRSYTKFVMGIAMSMLTYPFLLVGDLMAVNNCGLRAGLPPYAPVFTSWIHCWRYLSAQGQLFRGSSLVFRRAPMQAACFPID from the exons aTGGCGGACGCGGCGGCGCTGCCCTCGGAGGCGCTGACGCCCCctggcggcggccccggggcggggccggggccgggccgggccgagggCGCCGAGGGCCTGTTCGTGGTGCTGGGCGCCGGGCTCGCCGCTGCCAGCCACCCGCTGCTCTACGTCAAGCTGCTCGTCCAG GTTGGGCATGAGCCACTACCACCAACCATTGGAAGAAACGTGCTGGGAAAGAAAGTACTGTACCTGCCTGGCTTCTTTACCTATG CCAGACACATTGTGAAAGTGGATGGGAAAAGAGGCCTCTTCCGTGGTCTTACTCCTCGCCTCATCTCAAGCACTTTATCAACTGTCACCAGGGGAAACGTGAAGAAG TTTAGAGCACAACTGCTGAAG GCCTTTCCGCTGGAGGACATGGAGCATGTTTCTAACAAGGATGATATGAAGACTTCCCTTAGGAAAGTGGTGAAAGAG aCATCTCACGAGATGATGATGCAGTGTGTGTCTCGGGTCGTGTCACATCCACTGCATG TGATCTCTATGCGCTGCATGGTCCAGTTCATAGGCCGGGAAGTCAAATACAG CGGTGTGTTCAGTGCCATCGTCAGGATATTTAAGGAAGAAGGGATTCTGGGATTCTTCGT TGGTGTAGTCCCTCACATTGTGGGGGATGTCATCTTCCTCTGGTGCTGCAATCTCTTGGCTCACTTCATCAACACCTACGCAGTGGACGATAAT TTCAGCCAGGCATCAGTGATCCGGAGCTACACTAAATTTGTGATGGGG attgCTATGAGCATGCTGACATACCCATTCCTTCTCGTGGGAGACCTCATGGCAGTGAACAACTGTGG GTTGCGTGCTGGCCTGCCTCCCTACGCTCCCGTGTTCACGTCCTGGATCCATTGCTGGAGGTATCTCAGTGCCCAG GGGCAGCTGTTCCGTGGCTCCAGCCTGGTATTCCGCAGAGCACCCATGCAAGCAGCCTGCTTCCCCATTGACTGA
- the MTCH1 gene encoding mitochondrial carrier homolog 1 isoform X1 produces MADAAALPSEALTPPGGGPGAGPGPGRAEGAEGLFVVLGAGLAAASHPLLYVKLLVQVGHEPLPPTIGRNVLGKKVLYLPGFFTYARHIVKVDGKRGLFRGLTPRLISSTLSTVTRGNVKKFRAQLLKAFPLEDMEHVSNKDDMKTSLRKVVKETSHEMMMQCVSRVVSHPLHAYVSVLLVISMRCMVQFIGREVKYSGVFSAIVRIFKEEGILGFFVGVVPHIVGDVIFLWCCNLLAHFINTYAVDDNFSQASVIRSYTKFVMGIAMSMLTYPFLLVGDLMAVNNCGLRAGLPPYAPVFTSWIHCWRYLSAQGQLFRGSSLVFRRAPMQAACFPID; encoded by the exons aTGGCGGACGCGGCGGCGCTGCCCTCGGAGGCGCTGACGCCCCctggcggcggccccggggcggggccggggccgggccgggccgagggCGCCGAGGGCCTGTTCGTGGTGCTGGGCGCCGGGCTCGCCGCTGCCAGCCACCCGCTGCTCTACGTCAAGCTGCTCGTCCAG GTTGGGCATGAGCCACTACCACCAACCATTGGAAGAAACGTGCTGGGAAAGAAAGTACTGTACCTGCCTGGCTTCTTTACCTATG CCAGACACATTGTGAAAGTGGATGGGAAAAGAGGCCTCTTCCGTGGTCTTACTCCTCGCCTCATCTCAAGCACTTTATCAACTGTCACCAGGGGAAACGTGAAGAAG TTTAGAGCACAACTGCTGAAG GCCTTTCCGCTGGAGGACATGGAGCATGTTTCTAACAAGGATGATATGAAGACTTCCCTTAGGAAAGTGGTGAAAGAG aCATCTCACGAGATGATGATGCAGTGTGTGTCTCGGGTCGTGTCACATCCACTGCATG CTTATGTTTCTGTTCTCCTAGTGATCTCTATGCGCTGCATGGTCCAGTTCATAGGCCGGGAAGTCAAATACAG CGGTGTGTTCAGTGCCATCGTCAGGATATTTAAGGAAGAAGGGATTCTGGGATTCTTCGT TGGTGTAGTCCCTCACATTGTGGGGGATGTCATCTTCCTCTGGTGCTGCAATCTCTTGGCTCACTTCATCAACACCTACGCAGTGGACGATAAT TTCAGCCAGGCATCAGTGATCCGGAGCTACACTAAATTTGTGATGGGG attgCTATGAGCATGCTGACATACCCATTCCTTCTCGTGGGAGACCTCATGGCAGTGAACAACTGTGG GTTGCGTGCTGGCCTGCCTCCCTACGCTCCCGTGTTCACGTCCTGGATCCATTGCTGGAGGTATCTCAGTGCCCAG GGGCAGCTGTTCCGTGGCTCCAGCCTGGTATTCCGCAGAGCACCCATGCAAGCAGCCTGCTTCCCCATTGACTGA